The Anaerolineales bacterium genome has a segment encoding these proteins:
- a CDS encoding YlxR family protein: MIRVVRTTDGVGIDPTGKANGRGAYLHELASCWQAGLRGNLEHALRVRLSPSDRQALEEHLNGLPEDPPHGSR; the protein is encoded by the coding sequence ATGATCCGCGTGGTGCGGACGACGGACGGTGTGGGCATCGATCCGACGGGCAAGGCCAACGGCAGAGGCGCCTACCTGCATGAGCTGGCTTCCTGCTGGCAGGCGGGGCTGAGAGGCAATCTCGAGCATGCCCTGCGAGTTCGCCTCAGCCCGTCCGATCGGCAGGCGCTCGAAGAGCATCTGAACGGCCTGCCCGAAGATCCGCCCCACGGCTCGAGATGA